aAAAATCTGCTAGTAAATTTTAAGTCGCATCAACTCAACATATATAACTCTTAtaaaatgcacaaaaaatataatgagaGAGAGTAGACATGTGCATTCGGGTACAGATTGGTTCCTTTCGGATCCGAATCTCTTAGGTCCTAGACATTTTAGACCCAACtaggtattttaaaattttaaaatacggAATGGATCCAGATATTTAAgacccaaattttttttgaattatctGAAAACTCCAAAATACCTACAAACCCAAACAAATAcctgaaaatattcaaataccAAACCCCCTCCCCCAAATGTTTTACCCTAAATCTGATGGAGAAACCAAAAAACACACTCAAAATTTTACCCAAgtacccaaaacccgaaactaTACCTAAAATCAAAcccaaaactttaaaaatattcgtaatagagaaaacatatttgaaatatccaaatacacctaatatacacaaaacattTTAGGTATTGTAGGTATTCGGTCGGGTCTCAAGCAAGACCCATACTCGAACCGAGACCCGCATGTCCAAAAAAATACCCAATAGGTATTTTACCCTGGACCCGGATCCGAACCAAACCTATATTTTCAAttcaattttggtttggtttctctGGTCCGGATAATATGTCATGACTAAAAATAGGTACATAAGAATGTACATACAAAAATCTTAAGtaaaataattcataaattatatattttaaacatattcGCTTTTTCAAAATAGTACGACTttgtaacataaatatataacaattttaaaataattattcatattaaaatacTTATTCATATTAAACTTtgtttatatatcaaaaaaatCCGCGCTTTCGAAGCAcatatcaaaatctagttatagtTAAATTAAGATATAGTCGTTTATAGTATGCATGTTGAACTATTTTTTTAGAAGTGGGTACGAAGCGAATATCTAATCTTTAAAGATATTCATAATCTGATTTGTTTCATCCAGATCAgcaattttattatttgatttatttcgACGCCATCCAAATATTcagtaaattatatatttttaaactaagtATTCgatttgattcataaaattcaaaaggtccaatttttaatataaaaatttactatagtgaaaacaataatatttcattataaaataaaaattaatcatcTTTTAAAACTGTAATGACTAAATAATGAAATTAGTGAATAAAGATATTATAAGACTTGTAatgcaaaaataattatatatgttgcCAAGAATTGTAAACAACAATTATACAATATTTTGAGCTTATATACATAAgaataattataaaacttataaaacaaGTTTACAATATATGATCAACGTGTACATGTAAAGAACTGaaagtaataataatatcaaaaccTTGTATTATTTTACtcggatatatatatatccggATCAGATCGAATATCCATTTTtctaatatttgtgatttgatttgattttagcGGATACTAcatattagtatttgttttgATCTATAGAATTAAAgttatccaatttttttaatcgaATCGAAATAGATAACAGATCAGATCAAAATTTATAGATCTTTTGCCGCCCTTAATCTTATGGATGTAGTTTGGTGTGGACTGTGGAGTCGATAAGGAAATTGCTCTTGTAGTCTACCACAAGAAATTGTTTATTTTCACGTGCTACATaggaattaaaatattttcgtcTTGGTTGAGATCATTAtttgtataaattaaattaattatttaagaaGAAAATAATGTACCAGacaatagaatatatatatatatatatatacacacatatatattgtgattttttatgtatatactTCTAATGTTTGTGGCTGTATACATCAGGAGCGCGCTTGCCAACAACAGTTGTTTGAGAAATCAAAAGGCCTTTCACACTACTTTTTATTTGTACACAAAGTCTGATCACGAAAAGTTAAGAACCCCCATGGTGTGATTGTGAGTTCGTAGCCTCGTACACACATTCACCCCAAGTTTAACAGATTAAACCTGAAATTCAGTGACTAGTGGATGGAAAAGTCAGCAACTCGAGTGACTTCTTCAGATGTTCTACAGCAGTAGAGACTTCATCGAAAGCTAAAAGCTCCAACAGCGAATCTAGCAGCCTTGTGCGCCTCTGCAATCTTATCTGGACCTGGCTGGTAGCTGCTGTCGTAATGGTACTTCTGAGCTGGACTAGGTGCATGTTCTAGCACCGTAGCAATATTGTTACGCCCGTTTGATGATGAATAAGGAGGAGAGGACGTGAAGCTTGTGGAAGAAGGAGCAGAATAGTAAGATTCAGGGTTTTGGTAGTGAGTAGAGGAAGGAGTGGCTGGGAGGCTGCTATCACTAAAGCTCGGGTAAGACTGGAAATTAGGGAGAGAAATTGGAGAAGGCTCATGAGATGGATAGTTTTGTGATGGcggcagatcttggtggtaagGGGAGTTTGATGGTCCCGTGGGAGGAGGAATGAGATCGTTGGAAGGGTAAGAAGACGGTGGTGGAGGATGAACATCTGTGGGATAATTATTGTTAGGCCGTCACATGAATTTCAGGTTTTAACACTTCTAAACTAATGGGCAGTGATTGATATACATTACTACAAAATTCGAAAGACATCATGAAACGATGATGGGGCCATGGAGGAAGATATCACCTAAAAGCATGTCTACCGACCAGTGTGCTTTATTGTTACATGTAATGTATGTATATGCTCTTTTCAGTAACAAAACGAGACAGAGAATGAATCTAACAGAAATAGGATAATTCGAACTCATTGAGCTAGTGCTGATAACAGTACTAGAAAACTTACTAGTAGTGTCAGACATGTCATTCAAGATGAGATTCAAACATaagtcaaaaaaagaagaagtaattATTACAAGTCAGCTCTTCCAGCACGATCCTTTGCAAAGACATTAAGTGCTACATATGGATAAGAACGCACGCGACATTAAACTCAAGATTTTCACCATCAACATGCAAGAAAAACCCCCAAGCCTGAGTACCAATGTATAAGTATTGTTGCTTCACATATGTTTTCCCAAATACATGAACATAATAAATACACTCTCTCCAGCATTACAAATACATATCAACTAACAAAATCAAGACAGGTGAAAACAAATCAGACAAAGCTCACAACTTCAAGGTGTGATACCTTTTCGAGTTGATTACTGAGGGTCGAGTTCGTGGTCTTGGTTCTATCGCTCTGTTGATTCTTCAATCCTCGTTCCATGGCGTATAGTCGACCTGATCATATCATCTCACTCAAATAAACAATCACtcatgtatgttttttttcttcaaacagAGAGAAGACAAGCTAAACTTACAGTAATAACCAACAAGAGGTTCATGTTTCTGCAACTCGTCCGCTCGTTGCAAGTAAGGCAGACTGGTTCGTTTGGGTTCGACATGggtcctcctctctctctctctctctccgcgaCCTCGCAGCTTTCATCAGATTATAGAAGACAAGTAGACAACCATCAAGTGTTCCTAATTTGCCAAAACGATGTCGTAACATCTGTCTTACATTATTCAATTGCACACATCTTTAAGCATATTACGATTTGACgccatataaattatataattgcaatTAGAACCCTAATGTTTTTCTTCATTAAACCGGTCACTTCAAATTCAAAGTATAGTCGTCATTCTCCCAAAggcttggaagaagaagaaaaaagagtcGATCAATGATACAGAGACATAAAAATCTACGTAACATTCTACTCTCAAGTGTTAATACCAAACTAACAAAATGACTAGAGAATATTATCATGGTGAAGAAGCTGGAACTGGGTCAGGACAAGAGACTGGAGGAGATGATGCAGCTTCCTCTTTCGAGATGGCTACTAGTTTCGAAGGCGAAGTCAGCTTGTTGAGACTGTCTCTTTTGGACTTGCTTCCGTTTGAGTTCATTGATAAGCGCCTAGGCGTTTCGTTagcccctcctcctcctcctcctccgttaGCTCGTGTTCCCACCGGTTTCTTGGCACTCACGGGTCTCGCAGGGCTAGGTTTAGACCCAAAGGCTGAGTCTTGCTCTGTGTGCGGCTGTTCTTGCTGCTTCTTCTGCTCCTGTAAAATAGGAAACGGCTACGTCAGTTAGGGGTTTCACAATCAGATGACTAGAGTATGAAGAAAACTCACCTTCAGCCtccgcttctcctcttctcgTTCCTGCCTAAGCATAGTGTACTCATCTAGCATGGCTAGTAGAGGAACACCATCGTACTCAAAGGACATACTGTTATCCTCTTCCCATGCCCGGGTTTTAGCAACCAATGTGTCAACCATTGCTTgcacaaaacaaaaagatcatAAACTCTTGAGGTCTCAGTTTGACTCAAAAAGATGATAAGAGAGACTCTTGCAAGTTACCCGTAATCTTGCTGACAAGAATCCTAGCTTTCTCAGCTCTCTTGAGATTCAAATGCGCTCCTCTGCTTGCACTATACCTGTTCTGATCCTGttttcaaaaaacaattaaaacgtATAATCTTAAACAGGTGTTGTGTGTTTGACATTGTTATGATCGATCCTCTCATTGCATTTACCCGGTTATAGTCTTCAAGCCAGCTCTCTTCCTCACAAGCTGACATCCATTTCTCGACTCGGTCCAATATCTCTTTCCTACTAAACGCTTCTTCCTTGGCCTTTGCTATCTGGCTATCCATCTCAGCTAGCAGCTCAGCAGGTTCAGTGTTTCCAGCGTCAATCAATGACATGATCCTCTCGCGAACAACCTCAGGCTTTATCTCTATGTGAGCACGAGCGTATATCTCCTCTAGCTCGGATTGTTTCTTGAATGCAATCTCCTTCATCCTGCTAGCTTTCAGCTTATCAAGCCTATCCACTTCCACCTCAGCCTTCAAACAAATGCACTTACATAATATAAGCATTGGGTGATTGTCAATACATAACAAGTTAACAATACCTGCTCGATGAGATCAAGGGCGAGAGCACCAGCGACGGTTACTTCatgaactgaagctgaaatgtAACAGGTAACATGGTTAAAAAGCTCTCTTTCCTCATCAGGAGTGTCCATCAGATTCCATAGTTCAGTTAGCTGAATAGCTAGCTCTTGAAGCTGCACATAAACCAAGATTCATTAATGAAACATATGTCCAGACTAAACTGACCAACCTCATGTAAGAGAACCAACCTTCTCAAGTCTTTGCTTCTTATCCTCTTTAAGAGTCAATACAGTTGTAGCCAACCTTGAAAGAGTCTCATTGCTAATGCTCTTGGCATGAACACCATTTGCCTCATCTAAGCTCGGATGAACTTCAGTGACAGTGCTCAAGAAATCTAAACCAAGGACGGAGCATAGATCATGCACTGTGCTCACAAACTCAAGCACCTTGTTCAACCTATCACTCTGTCCAAACACAAAGCAGTTTAGTTCTGTtctcaaaacaaacaaaatcaccAACTAATATTGTTACCTTCTCTTTCTGGAGCTCTTGGAGTTTGCTCTTGTAGTCATCTAGCCTCTTCAGAGACAAGTCAGACTCGTCAACCACATGAGGCCCATTACTCAAACCACCAGCGATCTCTTCACAGATCTTCTGAATCTGTGACTGCACATCAGAAAACTCCCGGACCCTTTCCTCTTTCTGTTGCCAAAGTTGTTCAAGCGCAGGTGCTATTGCAGAAAGCTGCTCTTTGATCGTTCCTGAAGTCTTATCTGGCTGCAACCAAAAACAAACACACATCTAAATGACTCTACTCATCATCTTTACCCTTTTCCTCCATATTTTAGAGACGTGGGAGCACACACTTACAATGCCGATGTAGCTTTTGTCCCCAAGAGCGGTAGTGAGATTGGAAAGCTCAACATTGGCATCAGACAAGGTCTGAAGAAGCTCAGCGCGAGATTTTGCGGCGAGCTCAACCTTGTGCTTGTAAACGTTGAGACACTCTTCCTCTATCTGGAGAAGTAGTTTGTCTCGTTCCTCATCGCTCTCACCAACTTCATCCCATATTTCCTGTTAAAAATTTTTTGTCTCCAATGAGTTCATGAAACCATAGTTTTTAAGTGTGCGGTCCGGAAAATTACCTGCAACTTCTGGAGTAAGGTGCCACAAGTGATCTCTCCAAGAAGAGGGTTTTCTGCTTCTGTCACTGCCATTCTTGTTTCCTGCAGAAAGCAAACACACAAAAAGCTTTTTTTGGGTGAAGAACTGAGGTAAAAGAAACCAAAGTTGCAATCTTTTTTCGGAAACTAAACACCTAATCATTCTCCTCAAACATGGAAGATTCAAAGCTAATAACTTTCAGAAAGAAATAGAATCTTGAACTTGACAAGCTCAAACCCACATTGTTAGCAGGACACATGAAACAAGCATGATGAACGCTAAAATGGGATTAAGCACAAGTAGAAGCTCGAAAAGAGATGGAGATCTCAAGCTAGGACAATAGATATCCAAAAGCAAAGCAAGAATCCAACATTCAAATTAAAAGAATCAAACAGTAGAAGATTGTTTTCTTTACCTAGATCGTTACTGGAAGCTAACGGTTTATCTGGGTCTTTTACACTTCTCTTCAAGTAGATCTGAAGCTCAGAGAGAGATAGAGCTCAATTTGTACTATAGTCTCAAACTATAGTTATGGAGGTTGGGAAATGGGAAAAAGTGGGACCCACTTTACGGAACTCAATAAAGAATtaagaaaacagaaaaaaaaaaaaaaaaaagtgattccTCTGTTTTCGCATTATGTGCTGATGTGGCTACTGTACACTGAGCTTCAGGCATTGACTCATGTTCATGTCTGAACATCTGCCTTCGGCAGGCCTCATGGGCTTCAATATTCCGACCCAGCCCAAACAGTTTTGTAAGAACCATTCTTCTATCATTTGATACATTCGTTTGtaaccatttttctttttggtatcaAGACCGATAGATTATGTATGTGCCTCTTTACAAGACTACAGTGCAGATGATCCTAGACACCTCTATAGAGAGGGTTTTAAGAAGAGAGTGTAGGTTTATGTCACTCTGTTTTCAGTTTCTGTCCTTCTGGTTGTGTTATTATTAGACCATGTATGCAAAACCTTGATTTGTGTCTGAAAACTTATCAAATCATGTTTGAAAGAAGACTGAAAAAAACGGACACAGAAGCAGGACTTCCCTTGCAAGTGACCATGTCCAGCAACTATGGGAGATCTTTGTTCATCCGATGAATAAACAAACGAAAAGAGAAAACTTGTATAACTCAAAAGATTTATGGACTTCTTTTTTAAGCATCAGactctttcttgttttcttcgctctctcctccctgagtaacaCCAACCTCAGCTGGTCTTATCACTCGATCATACAACGTGTATCCAGCCTGCAGATTTTGACACCAGCCATTACAAAATTGGTGATAAGACTATTGTACTAAAGAGAGAATCCAAAGAGATTACCTTCAAGACATGAGCAACTGTGCCTTCTGGTTTAGAAGCATCAGGGACTTGGAACATTGCGTTATGTCTGTTTGGATCAAACGGTTCGTTGATAGGATCATACTTGTCCATACCAAATTTCTTAAACACTTGAGCTAGCTGTTTCTCAGTCATCTCCACGCCTTCTAAAAGGGTCTTTAACAGTCCAGAAGCAGAATCTTTCGAGGTCTCGTCAAGCTTTGAGAAGCTCTCTCTGACAACAGAAGAAGCTCTTCCAAGGTTATCCGCCACATCCAAAAGGCTCTTTGCAAAATTCTGCAGAtacacatacatacatacatatatattctcaGTTCAACTATCATTCATCACAATGATGCAAACAAAGTTCTTTTGTAGGACTAACCTGTATGGCATACTTCTTGGTGTTTTCAGCATCACGCCTTGTTCTGTCCATTACATTCTCCATCTCTGCGTAAGTGCGAAGAACTTTATCTTTCATTTGCTTAATCTCTTCCTCCTTGACAGACAGTAGCTCCTCCTTCTCAGCTACGAGCTTCACCAGATCATCCTTCGACATCTCCTCTCCTCATCATCACTCTCGGAATCTGATTCCGAAACTGCAGCTCTTTTAGCATCTTTCCCCGCACAAGCTTTTGATTCTGAGTCAAGACCTGACTCGTTTGCCTCAGCTGTCTTGGACGCCTCAGTGTTGCTGCTCTCCTTTCCGTGTGATTCAGGCGTTGTGGAGGTTGAAGAAAGAGAGAACCTTTGAAGTGAAAACGAATCAAGAGACACCTGAGCTGCTACAAGCTGCCATGAGACCAAAGAAAGCACTATCAAAATCATTTCTAAAGACACTGACTTTAGGGTTCAATTGgataaacccctaaaccctgaaCGAAATTCGTTAGGAATCGTGAATATTATGGGTCAAAATCTAACCTTTTGTGAGAAGTTGTTAACCAGGGAGTGATACCGGCTAGTGAATATAGGAGCTTGGTTCCTCGCCGGAAGAGCGGCGGCGGAGAGAGAGGAGCGTAAGCCCGCGCTGCGGGAAACTCGCGAGAGAATCCTCGAGGCCAGCATCAGGGAATGCACAGAGGAACAGAGCAACGatcaacaagagaagagaagagaaagttCACAGAGGTGCTCAGCGTGGAGAAGAGAGTTCTctcttttgtatttctttacGTAAATACCCTCACCAATGCACCGGTGGCTGGGGCTGTGAGGGTATTATCGTCAATATAGCACTACGAGATTTTGAGAACCCTCTAGAATCAGAGGCACTCACTTTAGACCAAACACATGTCCTGTATCATCATCGGCTATGTTTTTGCGAGTCAACTACTTGTTATATCAAGCAACTTTCTGATTTGTGTTCTTAGTCCTCTTGGATGTTTTCAAAGTGCAATGGGATACTAGGAGATGAGCCACTTCGCACTTGACTGATAGAATTGAAGCCTTTCCACATGTTCAAATGCAAGCAACTATGTACTTTGGGA
The window above is part of the Brassica napus cultivar Da-Ae chromosome C8, Da-Ae, whole genome shotgun sequence genome. Proteins encoded here:
- the LOC106429477 gene encoding protein HOMOLOG OF MAMMALIAN LYST-INTERACTING PROTEIN 5-like, with amino-acid sequence RPNNNYPTDVHPPPPSSYPSNDLIPPPTGPSNSPYHQDLPPSQNYPSHEPSPISLPNFQSYPSFSDSSLPATPSSTHYQNPESYYSAPSSTSFTSSPPYSSSNGRNNIATVLEHAPSPAQKYHYDSSYQPGPDKIAEAHKAARFAVGAFSFR
- the LOC106429465 gene encoding 65-kDa microtubule-associated protein 2, which codes for MAVTEAENPLLGEITCGTLLQKLQEIWDEVGESDEERDKLLLQIEEECLNVYKHKVELAAKSRAELLQTLSDANVELSNLTTALGDKSYIGIPDKTSGTIKEQLSAIAPALEQLWQQKEERVREFSDVQSQIQKICEEIAGGLSNGPHVVDESDLSLKRLDDYKSKLQELQKEKSDRLNKVLEFVSTVHDLCSVLGLDFLSTVTEVHPSLDEANGVHAKSISNETLSRLATTVLTLKEDKKQRLEKLQELAIQLTELWNLMDTPDEERELFNHVTCYISASVHEVTVAGALALDLIEQAEVEVDRLDKLKASRMKEIAFKKQSELEEIYARAHIEIKPEVVRERIMSLIDAGNTEPAELLAEMDSQIAKAKEEAFSRKEILDRVEKWMSACEEESWLEDYNRDQNRYSASRGAHLNLKRAEKARILVSKITAMVDTLVAKTRAWEEDNSMSFEYDGVPLLAMLDEYTMLRQEREEEKRRLKEQKKQQEQPHTEQDSAFGSKPSPARPVSAKKPVGTRANGGGGGGGANETPRRLSMNSNGSKSKRDSLNKLTSPSKLVAISKEEAASSPPVSCPDPVPASSP